The Gorilla gorilla gorilla isolate KB3781 chromosome 17, NHGRI_mGorGor1-v2.1_pri, whole genome shotgun sequence nucleotide sequence ATCACAAGCTGCTCACCTCCAGCCAGAGCTAAGTACTGGATTCCCGCCCCATCTGCACCCCTACTCCTAGAGCTGGCAGTGAATCTCCCACCCTCAGAGCTGCCCTGCGGGGCTTGGGGACGGGGGAACCCTGGGGCAGATGGTGTGTGAACATCTCTCCAGGAGGCTCAGGAAAGCACAGCTAGTGCCCAACGCTCAGGATCTCAGTTCCCAATATGGCCTAATGAGCTGTCGTAGAATTGATATAAGGAGCACTTATCAGCAATGTTTTCCCAACACGCACTATGATGGACACTTTTGGTTATTTCAACCCCAACACTTAGAAACAATGTAAACTGGGAcaacctctccatgcctcagtctcctcatttaTAAAGTGGGGCTAATTGTATCTTCCTGGTAGGATTGTGGTGAGGCTTAACTGAGCCACTAGATGGAAACCTCTCAGAAGAgtgctggcacatagtaagccttCAATAATTATTAGCTATTTATATTTTCGTGATCATTTTCCAAGGGCTTGTCTCTGAAATGATGCCTGGAGAGATGGTTTAGAAGAAAATCTATTCTCATCTGAAACTAAACAgtagaagaggaaggggaagtagCAGAAAAACTCATAGGGAAAGAATTGAAAAACAGCACAGAGGAGACGAAATGGATAATCTTGGCAATGATCTAAGGGAAGTGAAGAAGATGCTGACGGTGGCATGCTCAAGGTCACAGGTGCCCAAGACTGAGGTAAGAAGGAGGACAGGGCACGTGTGGTACTCACTTGGAGTCCATGAAGTTGGAAGTTCTGTAAATAAATCATCCCTagggaatgaaagaatgaaacaaaTGATAGGCCAAACACACATtcattctggttttgttttgttttgttgtcttgCTAAAAGGTGATAGCACATGGGCTGCTCCATCCTCCTCCCCCAAGGAGACATCCTTGTGAGGGAAAGTGCAGATATTACTCCCTACCTCTTGGGGGGAATAATTTATTCAGTAAATTTTTACTGATCAGCCTACTGTGTACAAGGCACCATCTGGAGGTCTAGGGGTACACAGCCCTGGTTATGCAATAGCCTCTTAGACCCGCAGAGAAAGGACTGGAAACTATGATGAGGCTTCCCATATTCCCGGCTCCAGCGTGGTCATCCTTTTCCCAAGTCGGTTTCAGGAACCGGAGAACAGCCAGGGAATTTCGGGGAAATGGGGACGACGATTACAATCCATATTGCGTCATGCCAGGGTCTTGGTACTTTACACAAAGCCTTTACAGGTGATCTTATTCCATCTTTCCCACCTCCCAGAGAGACAGGGTTTATTTAGACGAGGAAAGGGGACTGGGAGCTTCACTAATTTGCTCAGGACTGACAGACAGTAGCCAGTTGATGCTAATTAAGGCTCTGGCGGCATCATCCTGAAAGCACGCTTAGGGACTGGGGTTGTGGGGTGGACGCCCCCCCCCCACAACCCCCCCCCCCGTGCCAGGACCTGTTGGCGGGCATCCAGGTTCTGCTGGCGGTCGCCCAGCTTCCAGTGTCAACGGTGGATATCGAGCACTCTCAGGAGGGAGTCCGGGACTCTCCTTGTTCCGGGAGTCTCAGGAGCTTGTGAAGCGGGCTGAGATTTCGAGATTCCTTCCTCGCCCTAGAGCCGGCGCCAAAGAACTGCAGATACTGTCCAGGGCACGCCCGCAAGAACTAGCTTTCGGGGCGGTGGCGTAGGGCGCTCCAGGACACTCTCCGAGCGCGGCACCTCACCAGACGCGCCTTTTAACGAACTCTGGGTTGGCGAGTGTGGAGCGAGTTGGGGAGGTTAGAGAGTCTCGCGGCTCCGAAAAGGAAAAGCATCTCTTTGCCTCAGTTCTTGTACCGCTGGTGATCAACCTTGGGTGTTAGGGACTGGCACCGAACCGGAGATCTACCTGGTGAGCTGAGAGGAGTCCTTAGGAGAGCGGGGACGCCAGGGGCCGGGGGACACTTCGCTCTCGCCCTAGGGAAGGTGGTCTTGACGCTTTCTATTGAAGTCAAACTTGAAAATATCAGCTGCCGCTGGACTATGGGGCTAGCGGGGGAACTGGGAGCGCGCTAGCAGCTGAGCCTTAGCCCCATCCACTCCGGACCCCAAGCGCGCACGCCGGCTCCAGGGAAGGGGCCTCGGGTCTAGGCCGCCGAAGCTTTCCGAATGGGGACGATTCTCTGCTGCAGCGAAGTGTCCCTAGAATTTTCACAAGGAAACCCTGAGCTTCTTCGCAGTCCTCCTCTTTCCCTGACCCACCCTGTCCGTCAACGCACCCTCCTCCCGTACCGCAATATTCACTCCTCTCCCCAAGTCCTGAGCGTGCTTAAACAGAGTCGAAACAAAACAAGCATGTCTTTAATTCTCCTCTCAAATAGTTTGAAACTACTTATACAAAAGTTTCTCAAACTCTATTTTTCCGCCTCCCCTGCTTCCCTGTTATGGTTATCTGGGGGTCTCCAAGCCTCCTGGGAATGGCCAAGTTTAGGAGCTTCAGCCTGTTTGGGCCTGGAGGCTCCAACGCCTGCGGGGATGGGAGCGGCGTGGCCAGCGGGGCCCGGCAGCCTGTCGCCCTCCAGCTGCAGGGCTGAGGTCCGCGAAGTGCGTTGAGGCGGCCAGAGGGCCTCTCCTCAGGCCTGAAAGTCGCCCTTCTCCCTGTGCATCGGGAGCAGGCGCATGGCCCTGAACTATGCCTGGCGGGTGGCTGCAGGCGACAGGGAAAGAGGGGCCGAGCTGGGGAGGGGGGGCGGTCCCTGGGAGAGAGGATGCGGATACGGTGCGGTCGGCCCGGGGTCGGATCCCAAGACGGTCCCCAGTGCCCCTAGAGGGCCTGCCACGGCTTCCCGATGGCCTGGATGTGCTCCTTGGCTTTCAGACGCAGCGCCGCGATGCTGCTGTTGCGCGGGTCCGCCTCGTCCAGCGGGAACTTGTCCCCGAAGCCGGGCCCGCACGGGTAGGAGGGCGGCGGCGGCGCGAGAGGCTGCAGGCCGGGGCCCAACGGCGGGGAGTTCAGGaagggcggcggcggcggcggtggcgtgTAGCTGGCAGGCAGGCTCTGCGCCGGCGGCCCAAAGCCCGGCAGGCTCTGCAGCGCCGTGGCGCCCCCGCCCGGCAGCGGCGGCCCGAGCCAGGACTCCAGCGGCAGCGCGCCCCCAGCCGGCCCGCCACCGCTGCCCGGGCCCGCCCCGAGGGGCGACAGCGTCGCGGAGGGCGGGGAGCGGCTGAAGGAGAGGAGGGGCGAGTCCTGCAGCTTCATGGAGGACACTTCCAGCTTCTCCTGCCGCCGCCACTTAGCCCGTCGGTTCTGGAACCACACCTGCAGGAGAGAGCACAGGGGCCGTCGGGCGGCAGCAGAGGCTGCGGCCGCGTCCCCAACCCTGAGCCGGTTCAGCTCGGCGGGCTCCACTCCGTCCCCCTCAAATAAAACTAGGGGCGCAACTGTTATGCATGTGCCGAGAGAGGCCCggatcttccttccttccacccacTCCTACTCCTCCCACCCCGCGTTCTCTTTTccatcccctttctctctctctcttttttttttttttttttggcctcttCTCTCCATTATCCCCTCTTCTGAGTCTCTTTGTCCCATCCTAGTCCTCCGTGGCGTCCCACCCTTTTCTCTGTTTATCCATAGCTGTGGTTGTATCTGTTTCCAACTCCTAGTGCGTAGCAgaagctcagaaaaaaaagtgaatttaacTCTGCAATCGAATCGTAGAACTTTGAAACGAGATCTCACCAATTTTCTGTGACCTGCTGGTTGGAAGCCCCTCCTAACAGTTTAGGCTTGCTTCTTCTCTGTATGGTACAGATCTAAGTTGCTGTATTTTGGTCTCAGACTTTCTCTGCTTTACCTACCCTTTGTCTCTAAATACaggtataaataaatattgttaagtAGAGTAATTGGCAAGAATGGGTGTTAAAATTCAGCTCTTTTCACGGATTACTTGTTATGATAACTAGATAGGAGCAAGTGGGGTTTATTTTGCCCCAACCATATTTGAATTgctgctttaatatttttatttttatttaattgatatCTGCTTACCATTTCTGCTGTTTGTTATTACTTTCAAGGAGTACAATCATTCCAGTCTATTATATCTACTTTTACATTACAAAGTTAATTTTGACATTACCCTAAGACCTTAGCTCAATGACAAGGttttttgcttcttcttctttATCTATACAAAGTCCTTGCCAAGAGTAACGTCGGGTTCTTCCAATGAAACTTCATTACTGATTTGATAAAAGTGCTGGAATATGTGTAATTACATTTTTACTACCAGTTCCACCTTCACAGGCAAGACAGAGAATCCGTTTAGTAGAGAACACAAAAGAATTTCAGCCAAACTGGTGGCTTTAGTGCTATATTTATGAAGGGAAATTGGGAGATTGTTGCAACCTCAGAAGGGAGAAAGTAGTTTTCAGTCAATAAGGGCAGGGGACCCCCGAGGAGAGCTGAAAGAACAGCAATCCAGCACCCAAGCACCGCAGGGCAAGTGTGTGAGAGGCTGCAATTAgggagaaaaatagaaacaacaaaagtgTAAGTACCCTGTACCATCCTAGAAAAGATTCATCTGCATATCTAAGGCCTCAAGTCTCCCTTAAATACTAGATATTTGCCAACAGTAGAGAAAAGAAACACTGATTTGGGTGAGGGCTCCTGTCCTACCACCTTCTCGGCTTCCCTGTCTGTCCCACTCCATTCCCTACCACATCAGCTGTAGCCTTCAGATCCAGTGTCCCATGTTATAGACTGAAGGATTGAGGTCGGTTATTGCAATGCTCTACTGCTGCCCTCAGTGTGGGAGATCCTGCCTAGTATCTCTACCATCTGATTACATCATAGTCATGTGTTAAGAATGGCCATATGCTGGGTGCTGTGCTGGCCCTGTGGTCACAAAGAAGTCACAAACACTGTTCTCAAGAGTCTCACAACTTAGAGGAGAAGCCAAAACTCCTGAACAAGTAATGAGGGAGGATGCAGGTGGGCTCGAGTGCCCAGGGAACTGAGTCTGCTTTGCTTGGATTCTGTAGGGTACTGGAAGGCTttgcctctcctctttctcttgtaTTCATTCCCTCTCCCATCCTTCTTTTTTGAAAGCAGGTGATAAAATTTCCACCCCTTCAGTGAAATCATTGCAGCTTTACTGCCCCAAATTAGGAGACATTGAACTGTCCTTGCTGGTTAATCCCAAGTCACATTAgggaattatatttttttaagccATGACTTTTACTCATTACTTTCAACTCTTAAactaagcagaaaagaaaaagcagcaacTTGTCCTCTTTTACTTTTAAGACGTGGATAAAAGCTCCGAACACTTGAGTGTTCTCATTTCCTGGAAATCTAATTTAttagacacacacaaaaatcccaTCTTAGTTCCACTGCCTTTCAGATGCAGTGAAATTTGTTCCCAATGTCTCTCTTTCAGCCCTCTGTAAACTCTCCCAATTTGGAAATCCTCCCAGATTTTTCACAGATGACTAGCAAATATTTAaggctttcaaatattttaatgatcAGGGATTAAAGATAATTCAGCTTTAATTAAAGCGAAAACCCctttacaataaaaagaaaaggcctTTGCAGCGAGAAGTTTGGTTGGATGTGCACCAGAAAAGGAAAAGTCAGTTTCTTAAATAAATCTACCCAAAGTTTCAACTGCGAGGTGCCAGGCCCTTCGCAAGGAAACAGGGTTTTCGTTTCCAACTCGGTATTCGCAGCTAGTGACGAGGGTGGCATTTGGGGCCCCAATCCTGTCACCCTCGAACACTACctgcattccatttccactcagcaacccccaaccccttctcggCTATGTCTAATGAGCTGTCGGCCTCTTCATCTTGCAAGTCATTCCCATCTTCTATTTTGAGTTTAGAAGAGGGAAACCCCCAAAGGGGAGCTCGTACTACAAACTGGAACAGACTGCTTGAAGGGCGATGCACAGGGAACATCGAAGATCTGTGCCTCTCCCTTGGGACTCTGGGCATGCCAAGTCGAGGAAGGACAGTAATAAATGCATGGACACCCGTGAATTCCAAGAAGCATTGGCTGCAATTTGGGCCTCGGGCCCTCCCAGATCCCAGTTCCTCAACCTGGGCGCTTTACCTGGACCCGGACCTCTGGTAGGTTGACCTTGCCGGCCAGCTCCTCGCGGCTGTACACGTCCGGGTAGTGGGACTTCTCGAACGCGCGCTCCAGCTCATGCAGCTGGTACGTGGTGAAAGTCGTGCGGTTCCGCCGATGCTTTTTCTTGGGCTGTTCCTCCTCTGACAGTTTCGCTTCGCCGGTGGCTGGCCCGACGGGCAGCCCTGGGCTCGGCCGTGCCTCCCCGGGCTCCTTGGGGCAGTAGGGGCGAGGGGCTGGGGCGACGAGGCCCGGGAGGGTCAGATACACTCCCCAAAGCACCCTTGGGCCGACCCCGCCTCGCTGTGGGCACTGGCCAGCCCGCCTGCGGGCTCCGAGATGGCCCGGGGAGGTCCGTGGTGAGGGCGGCGATGGGTCCTAAGCTTTCTCTGAATGCAAATTGGAAGCTCCCGCCATAGACAGTCCCCAACCCCGCGCCCAGGTGCCTTAATAAAAGTTAAGGAAGGGGCGCTCTCGTCTGGCCAACTCCTAAGCTCGGGCGCCCGAAGGGCCTCGCACAGCCAAGGGTGCGCACTCACCTTCGTACTCGGGGGCAGGCGCCGGGGCTGGCGGCGGGGAGGGCTCGGCGCCTTCCTCGGGCGCCTTGGGGCAGGCGGGCCGCGCGCCCAGCCTCCTATCCCGCTCCTTCGCGCCCCGGGCGCCCCGCTCCGCCGGGAAGGTGCCGAGGATCCCGTCGTCCTTGGTAAACCCCAGGATGGCCTCGATGCTGTGCAATCGCGAGGTGCTCCCGCCCGGGCTGCGGAGCAGGTGGCCGGCTAGCGAGAAGCTCCCGTCGGCCATGGCTGGCGTGCAGCCCGGCAGGTGCATGGGGAGCGCCGGGAGGCGGGAGGGCGCTTTGGAGACGGAGAGGAAAGGCTCGAAGCCGGGTCTTCCAGAGTGCCGGCGGTGCAACCCGACGGGTCCCGACCCTAGGTCAAGCTCCGCGGGCGAAGCCCGCCCGGGCTGCGCACGCTGGGGGTGGCCGAGCGCTCAGCCCTCTGCCGCCTTAGTCCCAGAAGTCGGAAGTTCGGGCTCGGGGTAGCTGGGGCTCTCGGCGCTAAAGGCGGGGAGCCAACTGGCCCTCGGCTCCTCCCCTCTCGCCCTGGACCCAGCCCCTTCTCTCGGCCCCTCCCTCCACAGAGGGGCGTGTCCTCACCCGGCCCAGCCACAGGGTCCTCTCGTGGCCACCCCTGGGCCGGCACTAGGAATATTCCCCTTCCACCTCTTGATCCGTTTTAAGCTTTACAAACACTCCGGGGATCGGCGGCGGGATGCTTGACAGGCTCGGGAACCTGGTCGCCGCGCACC carries:
- the RAX gene encoding retinal homeobox protein Rx, with amino-acid sequence MHLPGCTPAMADGSFSLAGHLLRSPGGSTSRLHSIEAILGFTKDDGILGTFPAERGARGAKERDRRLGARPACPKAPEEGAEPSPPPAPAPAPEYEAPRPYCPKEPGEARPSPGLPVGPATGEAKLSEEEQPKKKHRRNRTTFTTYQLHELERAFEKSHYPDVYSREELAGKVNLPEVRVQVWFQNRRAKWRRQEKLEVSSMKLQDSPLLSFSRSPPSATLSPLGAGPGSGGGPAGGALPLESWLGPPLPGGGATALQSLPGFGPPAQSLPASYTPPPPPPPFLNSPPLGPGLQPLAPPPPSYPCGPGFGDKFPLDEADPRNSSIAALRLKAKEHIQAIGKPWQAL